The Streptococcus equi subsp. equi nucleotide sequence TAGTGACTGGTGATATATCACGCTCCTTTAGGTGAAGCTTTGCCAGCTCATTGGTAAAGATCAGGTGCTTTTCAAGGCTAAAGTGATGATCTGTCAAATAAGCTCGCATGTCTGTACTTAGCTCTTCATTTTCAGCAAAAAAGAGAAAGGCGTAGTGACTAGGATAATCCTGCTGCTCTTTTGCCACATAGGCCAAGTCCTTTTTCAAATCAGCCAAAGAAGGCATGCTACGATAGCTAAGGTAATTATCAAAATAGCGCTCAGATACCACAGGATTTTTGTAGTAAGTCAAGCGATCCGTCTGATAATAACTGGTCTCACCTATCTCAAGTAAATCTTTGTAAGTCATTTTTTCTCTCCTTAAGACATAGTCAGCATGTCAGCAGCTTTTCAGCACTGTTTAACTCTCATGCTGCCAATGCTTTTGATCCTCCTTAAATCTTTTTAACAGGGCCAAGCCATCAGCATCAATATAGCCCTTGGCCTTAGCGACCTTAATGAGGTCTGAATAATTAGACAAGGTCACCAAGGAAAGCCCTGCCTTTTCAAAATTGATGCTTGCTACTGGCAATTCATAGGTAAAAATTGCCACCACTCCTAGTACATCAGCACCTTCGCGACTAGCTGCCGCTGCCGCCTCCAGAACTGATCCACCTGTTGAAATCAAATCCTCGATAATCACCATTTTTTGCCCGCAGCGCACATGCCCTTCTATTTGGTTGCCTGCTCCATGATCCTTTGGCTTGCTGCGGATATAGGCAAAAGGCAGGTCCATCTTATCTGCAACGATAGCACCATGTGGAATACCAGCAGTTGCTGTGCCAGCAATCACCTCAACCTCTGGAAATACTGCCTTAATCGTCTCCACAAAGCCATTTTCAATCAAGCTTCTGGTTTTTGGATAAGAAAGGGTGATCCGATTGTCCGTATAAATCGGTGATGTAATGCCTGACGCCCAAGTAAAGGGCTCCTTTGGTCTTAGGTAAACGGCCTTAATCTCAAGTAAATCTGTTGCAATTTGTGCTGCTAGTGTCATTTTTCTCCTCTTTTCCTTGGTGTCATAGTCCAGCTATATGTGTCATGATGATCCTGCTGCTAACGGTTCCACTCTGCCTTAATCTGGTGATAAGCCTTGACAGGGTCTGTAGCCTGAGTGATCGGACGACCAAGAACAATATAGTCACTTCCGATAGCTCTAGCTTGATGAGGTGTCATCACCCGCTTTTGATCTCCGATGTCAGCACCTGTCGGGCGAATCCCAGGTGTCAAACACACAAAGCCTGCTGGTACTTCTGACTTAATGGCCTTGACCTCATGGGCTGAGCAAACCACGCCATCTAGCTTAGCCTGAGCGGTACGCTTGGCATAGTGAAGCACAGATGCTAACAGCGTGGATTGAATGTTTTGATCCTCACGCATTTGCTCTTCGCTAGTTGATGTTAGCTGTGTCACCGCAATGAGAATCGGACCCTGCCCCAAGCCCTCACGCGCTGCTCTAAGCATCTCTACACCTCCAGCAGCCTGCACAGTCGTCATGTCTATACCAAGCCTTGATAGGACTGCCATCGTTGATTTGACTGTATTTGGAATATCATGCAGCTTCAAATCCAGAAAAACACTGTGACCTAAGGACTTGACATAACGGACAATATCTGGTCCTTCAGCATAATACAGTTCCATACCAATCTTAACGTATAGCCTCTCATCAGCTGGAAACAGCGACAGAAATGACTTGACCTCCTCAAAGGAAGGAAAATCTAAGGCAATAATAGGGCGTTCTTCTCGCATAACCTATCCTTTCTATGCAGCTTGGGGTACTCCCAAACAAATCATGCCCACCCGTCTAACGAGCGGTTTATTGGTCTTATGAATCATTACCACGAGACCAACTGAAAGTCACACCATAAAAGCCTCACTTCCAAAGAAGCGAGGCTACACGAAAATCAAGAGAGCAAACCCTCTCATCTTATCCTGTGTACCTTGCTCGCCTCTCTGGACTCACTTAAAGGTAACTTATCTCAATCATTATAGCTTTTTTGACAGCCCTTGTCAAAGGGTTTTGACATTACTCACACGACAAAGGTATAAAAAAGATTTTTAGCAAGAAAATAAAGCTTGCTGTACGTTAATGTTCAGCTATTTCAAAAATATATCCTATTTTGTATAGATTTTACAATAGGAAAAACATTAAAAGTACCTACTTTAACCTGTATTATAATTCAGAAATAACTGTTTCGCGCAGTTATCGTGACATCACTCACAGCTAACCTAGCAAGGCGAAGCTTCAAAGCAACCAGCACTTAATACACCCTTGGCACACTGCTCACCCTAAATAAAGCCTAGACTTGTCATGAGAGGGGCAACTTGCAGGCTTAACCAGCCACTATCCAAGCTTAGCCCAGCTTAATCTAATGGCAAAGAGCAGCCGGAGCTGCAAATTCCTTCAATGACATGGTGCTAATTTTTAGGGAAGAAAAAACATCAATCAAAACACCAAAAACACGTGTTCTTTTATCACCAACAATGGCCTGAAAGACCTCCTTGGACTGGCAGAGCTTAATTAAGCCATCTATCCCCTTTATCCAATTATCAACAATATCTAAGGCCTTGTTCATGAGCTTAAAGGCTGACTCCTCATACCAAAAGGTCGACTCAATCAAGCGCTGCTGCTTATTTAAGGTATCCACCAAGGTGATAATATCACCTAATTCCGTTTGAACAAGAGAGACAGGAAACTCACTTCCCAAAATAGATGGTGTCCTCTCAACTAGCTTCAGCTCATCTCTAAATAATGTCAAATAGTGAGTGCTGACCAACAGCTTTTGAATTAATACCTGATGACTACTTTGTCCAGTCATATTACACCATCACCACCCTTTATCTCAAAACATTAAATATATCAATATTATTAATATAACACAAGAAAATTAAAAGAGCAATGGAAAAATAGGTATTATCTGACATTATCACGATTACTTTTTACCGATCAAGACCAGCCGTTTATCAAAACACAGGCATGCCAAAAATAAGCGGTAAAAAGCGATAAAACTGCCTATTTGCCAGCTCTTTTTTACCTGGGTACAACACTAGCATCAAGCTAGCTTCACCGCACAAGCTAGGCTACCGCTTGTGAAACCTTGTCTTAAGCTCTAATAAAGGCACTTGATTCTTTGTACTATTTAAGATAGACTGTCAGTATGAGAATCCAACAACTACAATACATTATAAAGATTGTTGAATGCGGTTCCATGAACGAAGCCGCTAAGCAATTATTTATCACGCAGCCCAGTCTGTCTAATGCTGTCAAGGAATTAGAGCAGGAGATGGGCATTACTATTTTCATTCGTAATCCCAAGGGCATTACCTTAACCAAGGACGGGGTTGAGTTTCTATCTTATGCCAGACAAATTATTGAACAAACAGCACTGCTAGAGGATCGCTATAAAAATCACAATACTAGTCGTGAGCTCTTTAGTGTTTCCTCTCAGCATTACGCCTTTGTTGTCAATGCTTTTGTCTCTTTATTAAAGCGGGCTGATATGACCCAGTACGAGCTTTTCTTGCGAGAAACAAGAACCTGGGAAATCATTGACGATGTGAAAAATTTTCGCTCAGAAATCGGCGTTTTGTTTATCAATGACTACAACCGAGACG carries:
- the cysB gene encoding LysR family transcriptional regulator — protein: MRIQQLQYIIKIVECGSMNEAAKQLFITQPSLSNAVKELEQEMGITIFIRNPKGITLTKDGVEFLSYARQIIEQTALLEDRYKNHNTSRELFSVSSQHYAFVVNAFVSLLKRADMTQYELFLRETRTWEIIDDVKNFRSEIGVLFINDYNRDVLTKLFEENHLTVSTLFKTTPHIFISKSNPLANKTSLTIDDLLDFPYLSYDQGIHNSFYFSEEMMAHIPHSKSIVVSDRATLFNLMIGLNGYTVASGILNTNLNGDQIVAIPLDVPDVIEIVFIKHEKANLSKMGERFIDYLLEEISFNH
- the pyrE gene encoding orotate phosphoribosyltransferase; translation: MTLAAQIATDLLEIKAVYLRPKEPFTWASGITSPIYTDNRITLSYPKTRSLIENGFVETIKAVFPEVEVIAGTATAGIPHGAIVADKMDLPFAYIRSKPKDHGAGNQIEGHVRCGQKMVIIEDLISTGGSVLEAAAAASREGADVLGVVAIFTYELPVASINFEKAGLSLVTLSNYSDLIKVAKAKGYIDADGLALLKRFKEDQKHWQHES
- the pyrF gene encoding orotidine 5'-phosphate decarboxylase, with protein sequence MREERPIIALDFPSFEEVKSFLSLFPADERLYVKIGMELYYAEGPDIVRYVKSLGHSVFLDLKLHDIPNTVKSTMAVLSRLGIDMTTVQAAGGVEMLRAAREGLGQGPILIAVTQLTSTSEEQMREDQNIQSTLLASVLHYAKRTAQAKLDGVVCSAHEVKAIKSEVPAGFVCLTPGIRPTGADIGDQKRVMTPHQARAIGSDYIVLGRPITQATDPVKAYHQIKAEWNR